In Paenibacillus sonchi, the genomic stretch ACGCGTGAGGGCGCGTTGGAGCATACCGTAACGGAAAATGTGGATTTCCCGGAGCAGGTATGGGCGGATACAGTCTACATGGCGGTTTTGTTCCTGGCGCGCCTGGGCGGGCTGACGGGAGAGTCCCGGCTGGCGGATGCTGCAGTCCAGCAGACGCTGCTGCATCTGCAATTGCTGCAGGACCCCGGGTCGGGACTGCTGTACCACGGCTGGAACAGCCGGGCGGGCAATCATATGTCGGCAGCCCATTGGGCGCGCGCCAATGCATGGATTACCCTGGCCGTTCCCCAGATTGTAGCGGAGCTTAGAGAGGTGGTTGCGATTCCCGAAGAGCTGTACAGCCGGTACCGCTTGCTCGCCGCAGGGCTGCGGTCTTGTCAGGCGGAGGATGGGTTATGGCATACGGTCTTGAACAGACCGGATTTTGTTCAGGAGACTTCAGGCAGTGCGGGAATAGCCTGCGGGTTCATCAAAGGCGTGGAGCAGGGCCTGCTGGATTCCTCTTATCTGGATGGTGCCCGGCAGACCGTTCAAGGCATTCTTCCGCTCATCGCGGAGAACGGAGAAGTGCAAGGGGTATCCGGCGGGACGCCCGTCATGCCCTCGGCAGATGCTTACAATACCATCGAAACCTACCCTACGCTGTATGGACAGGGGCTGGTGATGCAGCTGTTCACGCAGGCGCCGGATCTGTTATCGGGTACACGTCCGGCATGAAAAGCGGGATTGGATTCCCCTTACCTTGAGGAAAGGAAGATCATCGTGAAGAAAACGGCCGAACAGCTAAATAAACATGAAGCCATAGATCATCAGCGGATGCTGATCCGCAAAATGCAGTCACTCGGGTCCCGCTACAATCCGGAGCTCCGCATGCTTCAGTCGCCGTTCAGCAGCCCGGGTTATCATACCGCGCTGCGGGGTGTCGAATTCATCCATTCTACCCGGGATTCGCTGTCGTATGCGCTCGGGCTGCTGGATACAGAGCTTGCCGAGCATGAGCCGCGGGCCTTCGGGATTATCGCCCAGGTGGTGTCTCTTCAGGATACGGACCGCAGCCAGGATACCTTTGGGATCTGGCCCTGGTTCTATGAAGAACCGCTGGCACAAATGGCGCCGCCCGACTGGAACTGGGCGGACTTCTGCGGCAGCCGCCTGGTTCAGGCTCTCAAGCGCCAT encodes the following:
- a CDS encoding glycoside hydrolase family 88 protein, which translates into the protein MNRNKRKAEGAKVINSLAPFALFPELYRQTGDPWFLQKAMSTADWMLDAAPVTREGALEHTVTENVDFPEQVWADTVYMAVLFLARLGGLTGESRLADAAVQQTLLHLQLLQDPGSGLLYHGWNSRAGNHMSAAHWARANAWITLAVPQIVAELREVVAIPEELYSRYRLLAAGLRSCQAEDGLWHTVLNRPDFVQETSGSAGIACGFIKGVEQGLLDSSYLDGARQTVQGILPLIAENGEVQGVSGGTPVMPSADAYNTIETYPTLYGQGLVMQLFTQAPDLLSGTRPA